A segment of the Streptomyces sp. L2 genome:
TCCGCGGCCCTCGCCCCGGCCGACCCCGAGCCTCTGCCGGCCCGGATCGCCGCAGCCGTCGCCGAGGCGCTCGTGGCCGGCACGTGGACCCGGCTCAAGGCCTGCGAGTCCCCCACCTGCCACTGGGCGTACTACGACCGCAGCCCCGCCGGACGCGGCCGCTGGTGCTCCATGCAGGTGTGCGGGGCCCGCGCCAAGATGCGCCGCTACCGGGCCAAGGAGCCCAGGCAGGCCGGTCAGCCCGGGCAGCCCGAGCAGTCCAGCAGGACCAAGGAGACGTAAACCCCACGGGCGTTCATCGGCCACGGATGTGTCCGTGGTGCAGAATGCGGAAAGACGCCGGTTCGGCCGACTGAGCCTCGGCCGAACCGGCGTCCTTCCGAGTGCCGGTGAGGGAAACGGGTCAGGCCGTCGGCCGCCCCATCGCCCGGTACGTCCACCCCGCCCGCCGCCACAGCTCCGGGTCCAGCGCGTTGCGCCCGTCCAGCATCAACCGTACCGACGCGACCTCGCCCAGCGCGGCCGGGTCCAGCTCACGGAACTCCCGCCACTCGGTCAGGTGCAGGACCACGTCGGCACCCCGGACCGCCTCCCGCGCCGAGTCGGCGTACCCCAGCGTCGGGAACAGCCGCCTGGCGTTCTCCATGCCCTTCGGGTCGTACACGGTCACCTGACCGCCCTGGAGGTGGATCTGACCGGCCACGTTCAGCGCGGGCGAGTCCCGGACGTCGTCCGAGTCCGGCTTGAAGGTGGCGCCGAGCACCGCGACCCGCTTGCCCAGGAACGAACCGCCGCCCAGCGCCTCCCGCGCCATCTCGACCATCTGCCCGCGCCGGCGCATGTTGATGGAGTCGATCTCCCGCAGGAACGTCAGCGCCTGGTCCGCGCCCAGCTCACCGGCGCGCGCCATGAAGGCCCGGATGTCCTTGGGCAGACAGCCACCGCCGAACCCGATCCCGGCGCGCAGGAACTTCCGCCCGATCCGGTCGTCGTAGCCGATGGCCTCG
Coding sequences within it:
- a CDS encoding CGNR zinc finger domain-containing protein, giving the protein MSERAPAPGGLALVESLLNTVDFASGADALDTAECRARLGLTDDPERLEEARELRESLRATLLAHAGHPPHRAVTPLGDLLARVPLHVTVDPADGSAALAPADPEPLPARIAAAVAEALVAGTWTRLKACESPTCHWAYYDRSPAGRGRWCSMQVCGARAKMRRYRAKEPRQAGQPGQPEQSSRTKET